Proteins encoded together in one Bacteroides zoogleoformans window:
- a CDS encoding RagB/SusD family nutrient uptake outer membrane protein: MKTYKKLLYTACLAGTTMLTGCDSFLTADNKSSVTDVDYFATASGFRSLVYDAYAQLTDIYNSDNVATYFNAGTDLYQDGRTDIEAALHRWSNFTPENATVKKFYTDCYDGIRSCLAIRYYAPSAIVSDDVRQKAIDEGRFVEALFYYLLVNNYGGVPLIPEYASSAVKGYPRATAEQVYTYIIDELKSIIANNKLAASTATRGGGEASIEAAKALLAKTYLSAAWDLNKTDYFTEAAKYADEVINGRSLTAEFADLWAADRSGDDNAEFIFDIEYDFDSTHDQTVGNRWQSFYCGYYGGAEEGMKHGASAFVPLMHTLKCFEPGDKRYDATFMKTLLVKKAWNPNNGFKENGMPIGDYFAFYANGLSAKGKMVGVYYPAYWECDAAAVAAWRAEDPENRINTFVIPQNDLTAEMEPMSNYIKDLKDFSDGVIAKYGFTEAQRMSWAVNPCRKFDDSKTAQYTSGKSFRDLHVITLPEIFLVAAEAYLKTNDNGKALARMNALRTRAGLATATHIDIDAILKESACEMFGNGCRRMELRRTGKLVEYNNLYNPNLTGSAETAIGKKLLWPIPQAAIDANDLLTSNDQNPGY; the protein is encoded by the coding sequence ATGAAGACTTACAAGAAATTACTATATACGGCATGTCTGGCAGGAACCACCATGCTGACCGGCTGCGACAGTTTTCTCACGGCGGACAACAAGAGTTCCGTAACCGATGTGGATTATTTCGCAACAGCTTCGGGATTCCGTTCTCTCGTTTACGACGCGTATGCTCAACTCACGGATATTTATAACAGCGATAATGTCGCCACCTACTTCAATGCCGGCACCGACCTCTATCAGGACGGGCGTACAGACATAGAGGCCGCCCTGCACCGCTGGTCGAACTTTACTCCCGAAAACGCTACGGTAAAGAAATTCTATACCGACTGCTATGACGGTATCCGTTCGTGCCTTGCCATCCGGTATTATGCCCCGTCGGCCATCGTCAGCGATGATGTCAGACAAAAGGCCATCGATGAAGGGCGTTTTGTGGAAGCCTTGTTCTATTACTTGCTGGTGAACAACTACGGAGGCGTACCATTGATACCCGAATATGCAAGCAGTGCCGTCAAGGGCTATCCGCGCGCAACGGCCGAGCAGGTCTACACCTATATCATCGATGAGCTGAAAAGCATTATCGCCAACAATAAATTGGCAGCCTCAACCGCAACCCGGGGAGGAGGTGAAGCCAGCATCGAAGCAGCCAAAGCACTATTGGCGAAAACATATCTTTCGGCCGCATGGGACTTGAACAAAACAGACTACTTCACCGAAGCCGCCAAATATGCGGACGAAGTCATCAACGGGCGTTCACTGACGGCAGAGTTTGCCGACCTTTGGGCGGCCGACCGTTCGGGCGACGACAACGCGGAATTCATTTTCGACATAGAATATGATTTTGACAGCACCCATGACCAAACCGTAGGCAACCGTTGGCAATCATTCTACTGCGGCTACTATGGCGGCGCCGAAGAAGGCATGAAGCATGGCGCTTCCGCGTTCGTCCCCCTCATGCACACACTGAAATGCTTTGAACCCGGAGACAAACGCTACGACGCGACATTCATGAAGACATTGCTGGTAAAGAAAGCATGGAATCCGAACAACGGCTTCAAGGAAAACGGCATGCCGATTGGCGATTACTTCGCTTTCTACGCCAACGGGCTGAGCGCAAAAGGCAAAATGGTAGGCGTATATTATCCCGCCTATTGGGAATGTGACGCAGCTGCTGTAGCGGCATGGCGTGCCGAAGACCCCGAGAACAGAATCAACACATTCGTCATCCCGCAAAACGACCTGACAGCCGAAATGGAGCCTATGAGCAACTACATCAAAGACCTGAAAGACTTCTCCGACGGAGTGATTGCCAAATACGGCTTCACCGAAGCACAGAGGATGAGCTGGGCCGTCAATCCATGCCGCAAATTCGATGACAGCAAGACCGCACAATACACATCCGGCAAGAGTTTCCGCGACCTGCATGTCATCACCTTGCCTGAAATATTCCTTGTTGCGGCTGAAGCTTATCTGAAAACCAATGACAACGGCAAAGCTCTTGCCCGCATGAATGCGCTCCGCACACGTGCAGGCCTTGCCACCGCAACCCATATCGACATTGACGCCATACTGAAAGAGTCTGCTTGCGAAATGTTCGGCAACGGCTGCCGCCGCATGGAGCTGCGTCGCACCGGCAAACTCGTGGAATACAACAATCTATACAACCCCAACCTGACAGGAAGTGCAGAAACCGCCATCGGCAAAAAGCTCTTATGGCCCATACCGCAAGCAGCCATCGATGCCAATGATTTGCTGACTTCCAATGATCAGAATCCCGGGTATTAA
- a CDS encoding SusC/RagA family TonB-linked outer membrane protein, with the protein MNLRRLAQKAFATLSLSMLCLAAFAQGRPISGTVVDGTGEPVIGANVLEVGTTNGVITDIDGNFKLQGVQPGAKIQVSFIGYIPQTIAVGNQTNIKITLKEDAQALDEVVVVGYGTMKKTDVTGSLSSVSAEKLAARGVLRVEDALQGSVPGVNITQSNSRANGGFNIQIRGQASINNTSGPLYVVDGMVVSSIDFLNPEDIERIDVLKDASSTAIYGSRASEGVIIISTKGTGAGQSKAQPVEISYDGYYGIRKVTRMPDFMDATEWMNYRFARYTTTSGPNSDGSVTYKISDGDLQSVFQNGAEWKSSPLYNRWRNNEGYDWANQVLRTASQQNHFISASGATEKTTYRLGAGYQGEENVFKKNDYKRFNIKGSFDSKLSKVVEAGMSVNLVHDIQNDWITDSSNSYSPYNNAFWFAPVVSPWDENGNLLAIPAKVGKMSLTSTPSPLVDFEIDAYQNETRKFHVFGNVYMRFNIMEGLKFTTTFSPNYYHGRQGIFMGTGVSDKYPLGTAYYQNKKYNYAEATNTERLDWTWDNQIDFSKTWGDHRLNAMGMYSLYSTYKEVYSQSVTNISDDKLSFYSMGKGSGTKGIGSSYTESSLVSLAARLNYAYKERYMATVTVRTDGSSRFAKDNRWGWFPSAAVAWRASEEDFLKEVKWIDNLKLRLSYGVTGNNNVGDYVTASSAAGPSYAVIGGQEYQGYYANGLIDKNLIWEKIKEFNIGADFAVLQNRISLTADAYRRLSDGQIMKATVPLETGESSITTNIGSVQNTGIELALNLGVIRNNSFTWDVNLAFARNWSKIKELPNGDDVANNWFLGEHLNVLRDYTSAGIITKDGVTMHTINGDRHYTLQEVYDKFGPKSSNKLKWYEGQMAVNDWNDDGKINDDDKQIYACTDPTWTGSLSSSMAYKGFDFSFMLYTKQGQWSRSYFHEQYMNYGDRGRQKVSFDYYIPAGTPVLDRETGNVTHQETAHIGKYPYPNNTEKTGGGYFSSSSASVRYHKTSFVKVKNITLGYTFPKAWLSKIAVKHLRLYVNVLNPFCFTDYEGFDPEWASANLTDGGPASVTYQIGANIKF; encoded by the coding sequence ATGAATCTAAGAAGACTTGCTCAAAAGGCATTTGCTACTCTATCATTGAGTATGTTGTGTTTAGCCGCTTTTGCACAAGGACGCCCGATATCAGGTACCGTTGTCGACGGTACGGGCGAACCGGTGATTGGCGCAAACGTATTGGAAGTTGGTACGACCAACGGAGTAATTACCGATATCGACGGTAATTTCAAACTTCAAGGCGTGCAGCCCGGCGCCAAAATCCAGGTATCGTTTATCGGTTACATTCCGCAAACCATTGCCGTGGGCAACCAGACAAACATCAAAATAACACTGAAAGAAGACGCACAGGCATTGGACGAAGTGGTTGTGGTAGGTTACGGTACGATGAAAAAAACAGACGTAACAGGCTCCTTGTCTTCCGTCTCGGCAGAGAAGCTGGCGGCACGCGGTGTTCTTCGCGTAGAAGATGCGTTGCAAGGCTCTGTTCCGGGCGTCAACATCACTCAGTCCAACAGCCGTGCCAATGGAGGATTCAATATCCAAATCCGCGGGCAGGCCTCCATCAACAACACAAGCGGCCCACTGTATGTAGTAGATGGTATGGTAGTGTCTTCCATCGATTTTCTGAACCCGGAAGACATTGAACGCATCGACGTCTTGAAAGATGCTTCGTCCACAGCCATCTACGGTTCGCGCGCATCCGAAGGCGTCATCATCATCTCAACCAAAGGAACCGGTGCCGGACAGAGCAAGGCACAGCCTGTAGAAATCTCATACGACGGCTATTACGGCATACGCAAGGTGACGCGCATGCCCGACTTCATGGATGCGACGGAATGGATGAACTACCGTTTTGCGCGCTATACCACCACAAGCGGCCCAAACAGTGACGGGAGCGTCACCTACAAGATTTCGGACGGCGACCTTCAATCCGTCTTCCAGAACGGTGCGGAATGGAAAAGCTCTCCTTTGTACAACCGCTGGAGGAACAACGAAGGATACGATTGGGCAAACCAAGTACTTCGTACAGCTTCGCAACAGAATCATTTCATCAGTGCCTCCGGCGCTACGGAAAAGACAACCTACCGTTTGGGAGCAGGCTATCAAGGCGAAGAGAATGTCTTCAAGAAAAATGACTATAAGCGTTTCAACATCAAGGGTTCTTTCGACAGCAAACTGTCGAAGGTAGTAGAAGCCGGTATGTCCGTCAATCTGGTGCATGATATACAGAACGACTGGATTACGGACAGCTCCAACTCCTACTCCCCTTACAACAATGCTTTCTGGTTTGCTCCGGTAGTATCGCCGTGGGATGAAAACGGGAACCTCCTGGCCATTCCCGCCAAAGTGGGCAAGATGTCGTTAACCTCCACCCCTTCTCCTTTAGTAGACTTCGAAATCGACGCTTATCAAAACGAGACCCGCAAGTTTCATGTCTTCGGCAACGTATATATGCGCTTCAACATCATGGAAGGTCTGAAGTTTACCACCACTTTCTCTCCGAACTACTACCATGGCCGCCAAGGCATATTCATGGGTACGGGCGTATCCGACAAGTATCCGTTGGGAACCGCCTATTATCAAAACAAGAAGTACAATTATGCCGAAGCTACCAACACGGAGCGTTTGGACTGGACGTGGGATAACCAAATTGACTTCAGCAAAACGTGGGGCGACCACAGGCTGAACGCTATGGGCATGTATTCTCTCTACTCTACCTACAAAGAGGTTTATTCGCAAAGCGTAACGAATATTTCCGACGACAAACTCTCATTCTACTCCATGGGAAAAGGCTCCGGAACGAAGGGAATCGGTTCTTCCTATACCGAATCTTCGCTCGTATCCCTGGCCGCCCGCCTGAACTATGCCTACAAAGAGCGGTATATGGCCACCGTAACCGTGCGCACCGACGGCTCTTCGCGTTTTGCCAAAGACAACCGTTGGGGCTGGTTCCCCTCGGCGGCCGTTGCATGGCGTGCCTCGGAAGAAGATTTCCTGAAAGAGGTGAAATGGATAGACAACCTGAAGCTTCGCCTTTCTTATGGCGTCACCGGCAACAACAACGTGGGCGACTACGTTACGGCTTCCTCTGCCGCCGGCCCTTCTTATGCCGTCATCGGCGGGCAAGAATACCAAGGGTATTACGCCAACGGATTAATTGACAAGAATCTGATTTGGGAGAAAATCAAGGAGTTCAACATAGGCGCGGACTTCGCCGTTCTTCAAAACCGCATCAGCCTGACGGCAGACGCTTACCGCCGTTTGTCCGACGGGCAAATAATGAAAGCCACCGTTCCTTTGGAGACGGGCGAAAGTTCCATAACCACCAACATCGGCTCCGTACAGAATACCGGCATCGAATTGGCACTGAACCTCGGCGTCATCCGCAACAACAGCTTCACATGGGACGTCAATCTGGCTTTTGCCCGCAACTGGAGCAAAATAAAGGAACTGCCTAACGGAGACGACGTGGCCAACAACTGGTTCCTCGGCGAGCACCTGAATGTCCTGCGCGACTATACCAGTGCCGGAATCATCACCAAAGACGGCGTCACCATGCACACCATCAACGGCGACCGCCATTATACACTGCAAGAAGTGTACGACAAATTCGGCCCCAAAAGCAGCAACAAGCTGAAATGGTATGAAGGACAGATGGCGGTAAACGACTGGAACGATGACGGAAAGATAAACGATGACGACAAACAGATTTATGCCTGCACAGACCCCACATGGACAGGCAGTTTAAGTTCCTCCATGGCATACAAAGGCTTCGATTTCTCCTTCATGCTCTATACCAAGCAAGGACAATGGTCGCGCAGCTACTTCCACGAACAATACATGAACTATGGCGACCGCGGACGCCAGAAAGTGAGCTTCGACTATTACATTCCCGCAGGAACTCCGGTGCTGGATAGAGAGACCGGCAACGTGACTCATCAGGAAACCGCCCACATCGGCAAATATCCCTATCCTAACAATACGGAAAAGACCGGAGGCGGTTACTTCAGCAGCAGCAGCGCTTCTGTCCGCTACCACAAAACATCTTTCGTAAAAGTGAAGAACATCACCTTGGGCTACACTTTCCCCAAAGCATGGCTGAGCAAAATCGCAGTCAAGCATCTGCGCCTTTATGTAAACGTGCTCAATCCTTTCTGCTTCACCGATTACGAAGGATTCGACCCTGAATGGGCAAGTGCAAACCTGACAGACGGCGGCCCGGCTTCCGTCACTTATCAAATTGGTGCAAACATCAAGTTCTAA
- a CDS encoding hybrid sensor histidine kinase/response regulator transcription factor encodes MWNLSLKYMEKHLANGLGRNLGTVLVLIFLCWPSLRAAANRTPYYQFKQLSIDEGLPSSVTALYNDGRGSLWIGTKQGVYRFNGEKIRKYATSADVAEFTGAAGAANFAAPADAFGVADVTDNLHYILHIQGDKSGRIWFAAIGGVLCYEPEQRDLKPLFRNGRPVAANHVVPDGERIFIPVADTLLVYGLHKELLYSVPFSLRGVRPLQLLPYDGRHFLMIDTFGRLLLLDKRNGSIDRAPMQGDTSGVNCLYRDAKGRYWIACYGRGVKCYAHDGTLLAEYNCSNGKLNNDIVLDIKEWGGALWMATDGGGINVLYTDTGEAQHITAQRFPNFPANSATCLCPTDDYLWIGMVREGILGARKSFIKTYTKASLNLRLGLSGKCPLCLWEEGDGTLWIGTDGGGVNRFSPDTEEFTHYPATEGKKIVSLCPLSDAELLLSGFTSGLFSLNKRTGAYRRFSLPDGEVQRRLESSGSPVNLRLNPDGKIEIYGSEAYRYHPRKGLLTPIRTGLPRIGASWIYIGTAGAEDYYHDRTRIFCRDRAGDRFRYVVERPVNRILTAALAPDGTLWFAEPGGVSRLSPGNPKPERIVLPDGNDLVTSLVAGRDGTVWMGAVGVLYAYDPQRRHFVIYSETDGVLPNDFLPKPVLHARDGNVYMGGSEGLLRVNPALKEDGLPRIPRLFLQEALLDGAPVALPATGALEVENGFTSLNLSVSLAGADLFHKRIYRFRIGGLNEGSIESSRPKLTLQTLPPGTYRITGQCTADNGEWTDFFPLLTLTVLPPWWLRTPFLVAVGLLLLLVAVLFLRARERRMQAELREKERMIYKDKVRALINISHELRTPLTLIYTPLKLLAAGRNIPHEVRTKLLDIFRQTRQMKNLIDMILNIRRMEVEENILRMSAHPFNEWLGGMLDDFRTEFGERGITLRFEPDERIGTVCFDRAQCEIVVSNLLTNACKFSEAGTETLVRTSYEDAGAYLRVTVTDHGIGLRDEDLPHLFTRFYRGDHGLEGTGIGLSYARQLVEMHGGVIGAHANFDGTQGATFSFTLPCRTEAARIKSFPRLELLNRLAPVEPLPGAERVQPATGEKYQSILIVEDDRDLCRLLTCELQALFEEVYEAHDGLEALPLLASRTPQIVVSDVRMPRMDGLKLCRHIKQSPELDYIPVIFLTAYADEQVMEEGYKAGAEAYITKPFDMEMLALRIQTILHARHIVKTHYRPVADLPASPAVSRTHRDEELLLRLQRIIREHIDDPAMDVPFLALRMGMSRATLYNKLKGVIDVGLGEYVARCRMEHAVRLLEETELSISEVAERSGFRHARNFSTLFKAEKGMTPGQWRKEKGRGR; translated from the coding sequence ATGTGGAATTTAAGTCTGAAATACATGGAAAAACACTTGGCGAATGGCCTTGGAAGAAATCTCGGAACAGTGCTTGTTTTGATTTTCTTATGCTGGCCTTCATTGCGGGCGGCAGCAAACAGGACTCCTTATTACCAATTCAAGCAGCTATCCATCGACGAAGGCTTGCCCTCGTCCGTCACCGCATTGTACAACGATGGCAGAGGGTCTTTATGGATAGGCACCAAGCAGGGAGTGTATCGCTTTAACGGAGAGAAGATAAGGAAATATGCGACATCGGCCGACGTTGCGGAATTTACCGGTGCGGCAGGTGCTGCAAATTTTGCCGCACCCGCGGACGCGTTCGGGGTGGCCGACGTCACGGACAACCTGCACTACATCCTTCACATACAGGGAGATAAAAGCGGACGCATCTGGTTCGCCGCCATCGGTGGGGTGCTTTGCTACGAACCCGAGCAGCGAGACCTGAAGCCGCTGTTTCGGAACGGCCGGCCGGTAGCGGCCAATCATGTCGTGCCCGACGGAGAGCGGATTTTTATTCCCGTGGCGGACACGCTGTTGGTTTACGGCTTGCACAAAGAGCTGCTGTACTCCGTTCCCTTTTCATTGCGGGGAGTGCGTCCGTTGCAGTTGCTGCCTTATGATGGGCGTCATTTTCTGATGATCGACACATTCGGGCGGCTGTTGTTGCTGGATAAGCGAAACGGCAGCATCGACCGGGCTCCCATGCAGGGAGATACTTCAGGGGTGAATTGCCTCTACCGCGACGCTAAGGGACGTTACTGGATTGCCTGTTACGGCAGGGGCGTGAAGTGTTATGCGCACGACGGCACCCTGCTGGCCGAATATAACTGCTCCAACGGGAAGCTGAACAATGACATCGTGCTCGACATCAAGGAGTGGGGAGGCGCCCTCTGGATGGCTACCGACGGCGGGGGCATCAATGTGCTCTATACCGACACCGGAGAGGCGCAGCACATCACTGCGCAACGTTTCCCTAACTTCCCGGCCAATTCCGCCACCTGTCTTTGTCCCACCGATGACTATCTGTGGATAGGCATGGTGCGCGAAGGCATCCTCGGAGCTCGGAAGAGCTTTATCAAGACCTATACCAAGGCCTCGCTGAATCTGCGGCTCGGGCTGTCGGGCAAATGTCCTTTGTGTCTTTGGGAAGAAGGCGACGGAACGCTCTGGATAGGTACGGATGGCGGGGGCGTGAACCGCTTTTCGCCCGATACGGAAGAGTTTACGCACTATCCGGCCACGGAGGGCAAGAAGATTGTATCGCTCTGCCCGCTGTCCGACGCCGAACTGTTGCTCTCCGGTTTTACGAGCGGCCTCTTCTCCTTGAACAAGCGTACGGGAGCGTATCGGCGTTTTTCCCTGCCCGATGGAGAGGTTCAGCGGAGGCTGGAAAGTTCGGGAAGTCCCGTCAATCTGCGTCTCAACCCGGATGGAAAAATTGAGATTTACGGCTCGGAAGCCTATCGCTATCATCCCCGTAAAGGCCTGCTGACACCCATACGTACCGGCCTGCCCCGAATCGGTGCTTCGTGGATATACATCGGTACGGCGGGAGCCGAGGACTACTACCACGATCGCACGCGCATCTTCTGCCGCGACAGGGCCGGCGACCGTTTCCGGTACGTCGTGGAGCGTCCTGTCAACCGCATACTCACCGCCGCCCTCGCTCCGGACGGAACCTTGTGGTTTGCCGAACCCGGAGGCGTGAGCCGTCTTTCGCCCGGCAACCCGAAGCCCGAGCGCATCGTCCTTCCCGACGGTAACGATTTGGTCACTTCGCTGGTTGCCGGCCGCGACGGTACGGTGTGGATGGGCGCCGTCGGCGTGCTCTATGCCTACGACCCGCAACGGCGCCATTTCGTCATTTACAGCGAGACGGACGGCGTGCTGCCCAACGACTTCCTGCCCAAGCCCGTGCTGCATGCCCGCGATGGCAACGTTTACATGGGTGGCTCCGAGGGACTGCTGCGTGTCAACCCGGCACTGAAGGAAGACGGCCTTCCCCGCATCCCGAGGCTCTTCTTGCAGGAGGCGCTCTTGGACGGCGCACCTGTGGCGCTGCCTGCTACCGGAGCCTTGGAGGTGGAGAACGGCTTCACGTCGCTCAATCTCTCCGTGAGCCTTGCCGGTGCCGACCTGTTCCACAAGCGTATCTACCGCTTCCGCATCGGCGGGCTGAACGAGGGCAGTATCGAGAGCTCCCGCCCGAAACTGACCCTGCAGACCCTTCCTCCGGGCACCTACCGCATCACGGGGCAGTGCACGGCCGATAATGGCGAGTGGACGGACTTTTTCCCCTTGCTTACCCTCACTGTGCTTCCTCCGTGGTGGCTGCGCACGCCTTTTCTTGTAGCGGTGGGATTGCTGTTGCTGTTGGTGGCGGTGCTCTTCCTTCGTGCCCGCGAAAGGCGGATGCAAGCTGAGTTGAGAGAGAAGGAGCGGATGATTTATAAGGACAAGGTGCGTGCCCTTATCAATATCAGCCACGAGCTGCGCACGCCCCTTACGCTGATTTACACCCCACTGAAACTGCTTGCCGCCGGCCGCAACATCCCGCACGAGGTGCGCACCAAGTTGTTGGATATCTTCAGACAGACGCGACAGATGAAGAACCTCATCGACATGATTCTGAACATACGCCGTATGGAGGTGGAAGAGAACATCCTGCGCATGTCAGCCCATCCTTTCAACGAGTGGCTGGGAGGTATGCTCGACGACTTCCGCACCGAGTTCGGCGAGCGGGGCATCACACTCCGTTTCGAGCCGGACGAGCGGATAGGGACGGTCTGCTTCGACCGTGCGCAGTGCGAGATTGTGGTGAGCAACCTGCTGACCAATGCCTGCAAGTTCAGCGAAGCGGGCACGGAAACCCTTGTGCGCACTTCGTACGAAGATGCCGGCGCCTACCTGCGCGTCACTGTCACCGACCACGGCATCGGGCTTCGCGACGAAGACCTGCCGCATCTCTTCACCCGCTTCTACCGCGGCGATCATGGGCTCGAGGGGACGGGTATCGGCCTTTCTTATGCCCGCCAGTTGGTCGAGATGCACGGAGGCGTCATCGGTGCACATGCCAACTTTGACGGCACACAGGGGGCCACTTTCTCGTTCACCCTGCCTTGCCGTACCGAGGCTGCCCGCATCAAGTCGTTTCCCCGCCTCGAGCTGCTCAACCGTTTGGCCCCCGTCGAGCCTCTGCCCGGGGCGGAACGGGTGCAACCGGCAACCGGCGAGAAGTATCAGTCCATACTCATTGTAGAGGACGACCGCGACCTGTGTCGCCTGCTGACCTGCGAGCTGCAAGCCCTCTTCGAGGAGGTGTACGAGGCGCACGACGGCCTCGAGGCGTTGCCCTTGCTTGCCTCCCGAACGCCGCAGATCGTGGTGAGCGACGTCCGCATGCCCCGCATGGACGGACTGAAGCTCTGCCGCCACATCAAGCAGAGCCCCGAGCTGGATTATATCCCCGTGATATTCCTCACCGCCTACGCCGACGAGCAGGTGATGGAAGAGGGCTACAAGGCTGGCGCCGAGGCTTACATCACCAAGCCCTTCGACATGGAGATGCTCGCCCTGCGCATACAGACCATCCTGCATGCCCGCCACATCGTGAAGACGCACTACCGTCCGGTTGCCGACTTGCCGGCTTCACCGGCCGTCTCGCGCACTCATCGCGACGAGGAGTTGCTGCTGCGCCTGCAACGCATCATTCGCGAACACATCGACGACCCTGCGATGGACGTGCCTTTCCTTGCCCTCCGCATGGGCATGAGCCGTGCCACACTCTACAATAAGTTGAAAGGGGTGATAGACGTCGGTCTGGGCGAGTACGTGGCCCGTTGCCGCATGGAACATGCCGTCCGTTTGCTCGAGGAGACGGAGCTCAGCATATCCGAAGTGGCCGAGCGTTCGGGCTTTCGTCACGCACGCAATTTCAGCACCCTCTTCAAGGCCGAGAAGGGGATGACGCCGGGACAGTGGCGGAAAGAGAAGGGGAGAGGTCGTTAA